TGTTACCTTATCTAAAGAAGCATTTAAAACATTATTGTTAATGGTTAAAGTCATTATGACCCAGTTATAAGCATAAACATCTCCCAAAAAGCGGTACACCTTTTCACTGGTAGGCCCGCTGTTTGAACCCCACCAATTAGATAACAGATAAGCCGTCCCCATGCGATTATAGACATCATCAGCTAAATATTTGGCAGTATTATTAACAAAAACGGAATATGAAACATTCAAATCACCTAAATTATAAATAGCTCCGCCATACGCCGCATAATTATTTGAAAAAGTACACTGAGTAACAGTCAGATTACCCCCATTAAAAATGACACCATTAGAGTTGTAATCTTCATAATCATCAACCACATTAGAATTATTAATAAACGTGGAATTGGAGATGGTTAAATTCTTAGGTCTAGAATTGTAGTCACCGTTAATTATAATTGAGCCTCTAATTGAGCCTCTTCCAGTATTGTTTATGAAAAGAGAGTTATTGATAATACTGGCCTGAATTACACAAGATCCCGTATTATCCATAAATTTACAGTTTTCAACAGCGGCCCCCTGATCAAAGTTACAGAAAGTCACGCCCCCTGTATTGTTAGTAAAATTTGAACCATTAACCAGGGCAGATGAACCTGAACTCCACTCAGCATATATTGCATTTAAATTATTATTAATAAAAGTCGAATTTATAACTGTTAAATTACCACATGAACGGATGATTGCTCTATCATAAATAGAAGTGTTAGGAATTGATATATTAGTAAAAGAAGACTTTATAACTGTTAAATTACCCTCAGATTGAATAGCATATCCAACTATATTATAAAATTTAGAATTATATGCCTTAACATCTCCAGAACCTCCAATACATCCTGTGGAATTGGTTATTGTACAGTTATTTAAAACTAAGACACCGCCGCCGTTATTAATTAAAAGCACGTTATAAGACATGTTTGAGCATATATTTATGTTATTTAAATTTAACTGCCCAAATTCAGTGATATTAAAAAGATTGATGTTGGAGTACCTGTATATTAACACGTCACCATTAAAAGAACTGAATGTAAGGTACTTGTTTATATACAAATCAGTGTTATATAGACCGGTATATGTTCCGGCGTAAATATAAATTTTATTCCCATTTAAAGCTTTACTTACTGCTTTTTGTAAAGTTTTATATGGATTATCTCTGGATCCATCGCCGTAGTAATCATCACCATCGTTGGAGACATATATAGAGTAATCGGTCCAGCCGGTACCTATAACCAGCCTCACTTTTTGATTATCCACACATGCATAGATCCACGTGTCTTCAGTATTGTTCAGGTAAGTGGTGGAAAAGGAGTTATTCACCATGTACCCGTTTGGAGGTGAGAAATTTCCATTATCAGTTTCAAAACTTATAAAACGTGAAGGTAAATACGTTTTCCCTAAATCAAAAACATTTTTACCGTCGGTATATTTAAAAACAGCAGTAACCGTAGCATTGGTTTTAGATGGAATAGGATTCTTATCACTGCCAAATGTTAATATAACCCACTTATCAACAACAACATTATAAAGAGTTGGTACTTTATTAGACCCCCACCAGTTATAAGACGCATATGCAGTACTATTAACTCCACTAGTACTTATAGTGCCCAATATTACAGAATAAGTTATATTGAGTGTACTATTAACACCAACAGAAGCTGCATATCTTCCAAATGATGATCCAGTGATAGTGGCATTACTGTTTTCTAATTGAACTGCAGAATATGATGAATCAACGAATGATGAGTTGTATATGTAGACAGTATTGCCCTTGCTTGTTACCATGGAGTCTGCAAATGATGCATTTGTAATGGTAACTGAATTTCTGTTGCTGCCAAAATTATCGCAGATTATACTGCTTGAAGTAAACTTAGAAGATATTACAGACATATTACCTGCATTAAACAGTCCTCCACCGGTATTTTCAATAAATTGGCTGTTATGAACGTTGGTCGTGCCGAAGTTGGCAATTCCCCCCGCGTAATTGGTAGCCTTATTCGTTTTAAAGGTGGAATTTAAGACTGTTAAACTGCCATAATTTAAAATAGCACCTCCTAAAAACCCATTATTATTACTGAATGTGGAATTATTTATGGTTAATTCACCACGGTTAATTATAGCTCCAGAGGTGGATTCTTCCCCAGCATACCCATTTATGAATTTTAATCCATTCAAAGTTAAATTGCCATCTGAGGTTATATCAAAAATCTGCGACTTTCCTTCACCGTCAAGTGTAACTGCACCATCCCAGGCT
This Methanobacterium bryantii DNA region includes the following protein-coding sequences:
- a CDS encoding beta strand repeat-containing protein; the encoded protein is MDGKKVMFNKMGMAILFIVSLALSMGMVSAGDTSSGDVTNISAVNSDIHVNSANLTADPVKVKGQKVYSAGGDSKIYVAANGSDEKGDGTLDNPYQSLNSAISHSAGGSTIYMFNGTYRGINNTNLIIDKTLIISAWDGAVTLDGEGKSQIFDITSDGNLTLNGLKFINGYAGEESTSGAIINRGELTINNSTFSNNNGFLGGAILNYGSLTVLNSTFKTNKATNYAGGIANFGTTNVHNSQFIENTGGGLFNAGNMSVISSKFTSSSIICDNFGSNRNSVTITNASFADSMVTSKGNTVYIYNSSFVDSSYSAVQLENSNATITGSSFGRYAASVGVNSTLNITYSVILGTISTSGVNSTAYASYNWWGSNKVPTLYNVVVDKWVILTFGSDKNPIPSKTNATVTAVFKYTDGKNVFDLGKTYLPSRFISFETDNGNFSPPNGYMVNNSFSTTYLNNTEDTWIYACVDNQKVRLVIGTGWTDYSIYVSNDGDDYYGDGSRDNPYKTLQKAVSKALNGNKIYIYAGTYTGLYNTDLYINKYLTFSSFNGDVLIYRYSNINLFNITEFGQLNLNNINICSNMSYNVLLINNGGGVLVLNNCTITNSTGCIGGSGDVKAYNSKFYNIVGYAIQSEGNLTVIKSSFTNISIPNTSIYDRAIIRSCGNLTVINSTFINNNLNAIYAEWSSGSSALVNGSNFTNNTGGVTFCNFDQGAAVENCKFMDNTGSCVIQASIINNSLFINNTGRGSIRGSIIINGDYNSRPKNLTISNSTFINNSNVVDDYEDYNSNGVIFNGGNLTVTQCTFSNNYAAYGGAIYNLGDLNVSYSVFVNNTAKYLADDVYNRMGTAYLLSNWWGSNSGPTSEKVYRFLGDVYAYNWVIMTLTINNNVLNASLDKVTDLNGTIHNLAGVLPSREVFFKGTNTNISPEHENLTNNQALATITNSDKDFTANAAIDNQSLDLTIRNNSTVIDIDNAAFYGKGNVYKIILRNVNGYLISNQTLKVTFTDKNGKSEVYSVITDENGMATILLNNTIGIYNVHVSYGGNGYFKGSQADAIIQILTSITKIVSYDGTFYGTGNVFYADLYDFNGKGVAGQKISFNISHGSESKIYYSVTNDQGRAGLVVNFSQGKYNVKISFAGNGWYGSSSSTSSFTISPINTNVTLETSVLYGRGNPYIVKVRDANGNVLRNESIKLIISQGNQSETFNLKTDVNGTAGLMINLYPGLYNVTVKYGGNGLYKSSSAKGTLTINRVDTKLRADSVISNFNNIYEVTLTDIYDRPLAGESVNITIMNQKFNKTYSAVTDSNGVASLLINLDVGNYVVVDNFYTNSWYGSTTTASTLIISNITAPADYFVYNNMTNAQIQHILDNCVVCSNIIFNSGQYSNLNLIVSRPVNIKAKGTVTIVGNGSGTAFTVNANATIQGLIIKNYS